A genomic stretch from Salvelinus namaycush isolate Seneca chromosome 25, SaNama_1.0, whole genome shotgun sequence includes:
- the LOC120020565 gene encoding gastrula zinc finger protein XlCGF17.1-like: MKDEEGEITVTLEEDEEEKTGDLINTSKYRERSDYRGSSGEPQQPHDADEAKKSLKKHPRRPTRKKTHCCSDCGKSFVSSGHLKSHQRTHTGEKPYSCAQCGKRCTQSTDLKKHERIHTGDKPYSCSDCGKSFVFSGQLKSHQRTHTGEKPYSCAQCGKRFTQSTDLKKHDRIHTGEKPYSCSDCGQSFVFSGQLRLHQRIHTGENPYRCAQCGRSFTQSSSLIVHQRTHTGEKPHSCDQCAKRFVSSSTLTTHQRTHTGEKPYSCNQCGKSFSQPNGLIVHQRVHTGEKPHSCDQCDKRYSDKRSPN, encoded by the exons ATGAAGGATgaagagggggagattactgtcacattagaggaggacgaagaagagaagactggagatctgattaacaccagtaaataca gagagagaagtGACTATCgaggatcctctggggagcctcaacaacctcatgatgctgacgaggcaaaGAAAAGTCTCAAGAAACACCCGCGGAGACCCACAAGGAAGaaaactcactgctgctctgactgtgggaagagttttgtttctTCAGGAcatttaaaatcacaccagagaacacacacgggagagaaaccttatagttgtgctcaatgtgggaagagatgcaCTCAGTCAACAGACCttaaaaaacatgagagaatacatacaggagataaaccttatagctgctctgactgtggaaagagttttgtttTTTCAGGACAGTTAAAAtcgcaccagagaacacacacgggagagaaaccttatagctgtgctcaatgtgggaaaagATTCACTCAGTCAACAGACCTTAAAAAACATGatagaatacatacaggagagaaaccttacagctgctctgactgtggacaGAGTTTTGTTTTTTCAGGACAGTTAAGATTacatcagagaatacacacaggagagaatccttatagatgtgctcaatgtgggaggagttttactcagtcaagcagcttgatagtacaccagagaacacacacaggagagaaacctcatagctgtgatcaatgtgcgAAGCGTTTTGTttcatctagcactctgactacacaccagagaacacacacgggagagaaaccttatagctgtaatcaatgtgggaagagtttttctcaGCCAAACGGCCTGATAGTtcaccagcgagtacacacaggagagaaacctcatagctgtgatcaatgtgacaagagatactctgataaaagatctc ccaactga
- the LOC120020567 gene encoding zinc finger protein 2-like, translated as MDLKIHQRISTGEKPYGFDQCGKSFTESSCLTIHQRIHTREKRYSCDQCGKGFGTSGCLTKHQRTHTGETPYSCDQCGKSFTLLNSLIVHQRIHTGEKSYSCDQCGKGFGTSGCLTKHWRTHTGEKPYSCTQCGKSFTHSTSLISHQRTHTGEKPYSCNQCGKSFASSGLLTVHQRLHTG; from the exons atgg accttaaaatacatcaaagaatttccactggagagaaaccttatggctttgatcaatgtgggaagagttttactgagtcaagctgtctcactatacatcagagaatacacacaagagagaaaagatatagctgtgatcaatgtggaaagggtttcggtacatctggctgtctgacaaaacaccagagaacacacacaggagagacaccttatagctgtgatcaatgtgggaagagttttactctgcTAAACAGCTTGatagtacaccagagaatacacacaggagagaaatcatatagctgtgatcaatgtggaaagggTTTTGGTACATCTGGCTGTCTGACAAAAcactggagaacacacacaggagagaaaccttatagctgtactcaatgtgggaagagttttactcattcaaccagcctgatatcacaccagagaacacacacaggagagaaaccttatagctgtaatcaatgtgggaagagttttgcttcatctggccttctgactgtacaccagagattacacacagga